The DNA window CGAGGCGACGATCCAGATCAAGCCCGTGGAGGGGCTGGACATGGAGGCCGCGCTGGCGGATGCACGGCACGTGGCCGCCGGCTATGCGGGCGTGCAAAGCGCCAGCATCGTCGATCGCCAGGCCACCGCGCGGCTCTTGGAACCCTGGCTCGGACCGGGCCTCGACATCGACGAATTGCCGGTGCCGCGGCTCATCATCGTGACGATCGATCCGGCGGAGCGGCCGGATTTCGCGGCGATGCGGGCAGAGCTTGCCGGGGCGGTGCCGAGCGCCATCCTCGACGATCACCGCACCTGGGTCGACCGGCTGGTGGCCATGGCGCGCACCACCGTCACGATCGGCATCGGCGTTCTCGTCCTGATGCTGTCTGCGACCGCGCTCACGGTCATCTTCGCGACCCGCGGCGCGATGGCCGGCAACGGGCATGTGATCGAGGTCCTGCACTTCGTCGGGGCGGAGGCGCAGCTCATCGCCCGCGAGTTCCGCCGCCACTTCCTGCTGGCCGGTTCGCGCGGTGCGGCCGCGGGCGGCGTGGCCGCGGTCATCGTGTTCGTCATCTTCTCCT is part of the Chelativorans sp. AA-79 genome and encodes:
- a CDS encoding ABC transporter permease → MKRQAAARRARRQNPIVPPDNVAGRAMVLVIAIMTFLSCLTLGAVTLVRDTAAVWQTQIAREATIQIKPVEGLDMEAALADARHVAAGYAGVQSASIVDRQATARLLEPWLGPGLDIDELPVPRLIIVTIDPAERPDFAAMRAELAGAVPSAILDDHRTWVDRLVAMARTTVTIGIGVLVLMLSATALTVIFATRGAMAGNGHVIEVLHFVGAEAQLIAREFRRHFLLAGSRGAAAGGVAAVIVFVIFSWWSSHNVATPEGDQASALFGNFSIGLSGYLGVGLVVVLIAVLTAATSHITVITYLRRIET